Within the Miscanthus floridulus cultivar M001 chromosome 17, ASM1932011v1, whole genome shotgun sequence genome, the region CTTTTTACGGGCCAAAACTTCCATTTGAAATCTTGTAGGTGTGTAACACTTCAGTCCTGCTATACCAACATCTTGAGGAGTAGGTCCTAGACCTAATGCTCGCACACGGCCTCTTGGCTCCTTTGAACCCAAAGCAGCAGCAAATACGTCACCTTGTTGAATTGTTCTTTCTGTCAACTCTGGACGGGCCTCAATAGTTGCTTTAAGTTTGCTCTACATAAATGAAATGTCAATATTTGCACTCCATAAAGATTACATACTATAATTCAGCAATCATACATGAATAACTTACAATTATTGGTTCTGCATTCCTTATTGCAACACCATTTTTTCTTGTATGAGTTTTGATATAGAGTTCATCCCTTCGAGGAGGGCGTCCAAGTTCATCAATCTACAAGTGTTTTAGCTTTCAGCATAAAGAAGAAATACAGATTACCCTCCTCTCAAGAAGCAAGTTTCATAGCTTTTCCCCATGGCACTCATCATCAAGAGCACAATCGTCGCTGTTTTCTTAGTTCTTGGAGTCATATCTTCCACATCCATATATTGCGTTGGTGCAATTGGTGCAACGGAGGCTCACAATACCCGTGTAATGTGGATGGGTGCCGCAGGTTATGCGAGCACGAACACCATAGGAGCGATAAGGCCTACTGTAAAAGTGTTGGGCCTCCAGGGGAGTGCTGCTACCCAAATGAATAGATAGCTACTAGTTTAATGAATAATCCGCCCGTGTGTTTGATGACAATGCAATAAAACATGTTTGCTTGCTTTGGTATTACTCTCGTCATTTCAAGTTTTTATGTCTGGAATAATTGTACATAATATAAGACACAATGGGAAATAAGTAATTATAGCTCTATGTAGTATGTACCATTTCATGTCCAGAACAAGCAAAACTCTTAGTGCCTGCTGTATGATGTATCTCCAACTTAGCACGGTTCGCTTTGGCAATTTGCGTCCGAACCTAAGATAGAAATTGTTACATTATGCAAAGATATTGAACAATACAAGTTACGTATGTATATAATAAGATTAGCCATACATCAGATTCAGGAGACTTCCAATAATTTATGAGAAAGTTCTAATCCTCATCATTAACTCTATCACCATGTCTTTTCTCCAATTCCTCATCTGTTAAGTTCTCATCAAAATACTGCTCCTTTAGGGTTGCCTTAAATTCCTTCCACTTCCTTGCAGCGGTGATTAAAAACCAATTCTTACCAGCATCATCTATATCATAGAATTTCTGTTTTTTTCATGGAAAAGTACAAAATCAGTTTTACACAAGAAAACAACATATATTGTTCTAGTAGATAACCATACCACATGTTCTAGCAGAAAAAACAACATACTGTTCTAGCATAAATAAACTAACATTTGATTGAGTTGTTTTTTTTGACATCAATAAAAAACAACATACTATTCTAGCATAAATTTACCTGTACTTCATCCCAAACTGCATCCTTTTCTTCAGCATCAATAAGCCTCCAATCAGAACAACGAACTAATAATTTCTTCCTCACCAGGCAACCAATAACACTAGAAAGTTGCCTATAATTCTTCCCTACAGGCTGACCATATTCATTAAGGGTAATTATGATTTTCGGCATGTCAGGTGTCCTTGCAAATACAGCCTCCATTCTAGTGATACTCCTCCCATTCCTTTTCTTGTGTGGACTAGTGTGAACATCTGTTACAAGCAATTTTAATCATGAGAAACAGCTCAAATGATAGGATATGATATTGTTGCAATAACAAGATAGAAGACATGGTATAATACCTTCGTTGTCACATAAAAAGTCTCCAATTGATTCACAATCTAGATCTTCATCAATCCGCTCATCTATTGCACTCTCAACATAATTTCTTTCTGGCCTTGGGCGCAAATTATGGTGTTCAGTTGCTGCAGCACTTGTGTGATGAGTTCTCTACAAGTAACATGATAGCATAAGTACTTGTCATTTAATATTCAAACACTAGTAACAATCTTTCTATAGAACCTTTGTTCTTTTCTTAGCTTGACCATGCTGCACTTCTGGCCTGGGAGGGATCATGCTCGCTAGCATCTCTTTGTTTCTTGCAATGTTTGCATTCCTTTCCAGTTCCATCTCGGTGAGGGGAGCATCATCATTATTTCTAGCATCATCATTATTTCTTCTAGCGCTTGCCATTTTTTCTCCTGAAAAATGAAAAACAAATCAGCAACCTTTTACGGTCAAATAAATCACCACATTATTTAAACAAGACTTACTTTTTGGACCCCTTTTTAGATTTTTTGTCAACAATTATACCATCTATGTCCCTTCTAACAGAAGGGACAACCCCATTAATAATATCCACAATCACATTGTCATTTAGATCAGGAAATGACATAATCAATCCATTATCACCAGCAATGTGTTCATTATCCAAATTATCCAAGTCATACACATCAATAGGTTTTGACTGAACAGCAGCAGCCCAGTTACTATCGCCGACTTGATCAGGAACATAGTAAACTTGAAGTGCTTGTGAGGCTAAAATGAAAGGCTCATCTGATATCTTTTCACCTGTattgaataaatgcttaaagttgACACTTGTGATCCCAAATTGATCAGTTTGTACCCATTTATCCTGCACCCTGTTATCAACCCAATCACACATGAATAGCACCATATTTCCTTTTTTATGATAATTTAGTTCAAGAGTTTCCTTTAGAATACCATAATAGACCTTTTTTCCTATTATAGTGTTATCATTATTGCCCCTCTCAAAACTTGTTGACTCTGCAACTACAGCAACCCCACTATTTTGAACAACTCTACCCTCATCATAGGATCTTGTGTGAAAATTAAATCCATTAATGTTAAAGCTACTATACTTATGTGCAGTCATTGTTGGCCCCTTTGCCAAAATTTTAATCTCATCTGTTGCTTCCTCACCCATTTCTTCCACCTGTATTCATGAAAACCTGCTATTAACCTAAATGTGAAATCCATGTAAAATTACATTTACTGAGATTTCTTCTTCCTTACATGCAACCTGAACCACTCATGAAAGGATGAATGATGCATGCGGTTGATGTCTCGTTTATTTTGAACACCAATTGAGGATAGATATTGAGCATGCTTACTGTGAATGTGTTATTTTATCAGTTGAGCAGGCGATGGAAATTGATCAAATGAAATGTTAAATAATTGAGATGTCTTACTCCAAGTAAGGTCCTATATCAGCATAGTTGAATAGAACATATCTATGAGCTTGTAGCCATGTCTTGTGATCTATACTCACTACACACTTTCTAGCCAATCCTCGACCAATGTTACGGAAGAAAGGAGTTGTGCTACAATCTTCATGATTTATAATTTGATGGTTCAATTGATTTGCACCATGTAGATAGCGAGAACAAAGTGTAAGGCACTCAGTAAACATAGACCACTCCATAATTGATCCCTCAGGGTGACTTTTTGTATGAACAGAACCCTTTAATCGCATTAGATATCTATATAAAAACAAAAGGCACATTGACAATGTTATAAAAATAGTAGGTACTTAAACCTTCAACTATGTTACAATATTTAGATGTCTAAAAAGATTACCTCTCTACAGGCCACATGCTGCGAAAATGAACTGGACCAGCTATTCTTGCTTGGGCAGGAAGATGTACCATCAAGTGTACCATAATATCGAAAAAGGAAGGAAGAAATATAGTCTCAAGAAGGCTCAAGGTTTCAGCTATATCAGCCTCTAGACTTTCCATATCACTTATTCGAATGATAGGTGAGCTaagttttttgaaaaaaatacttATACGAATGACTGCAGCACTGACCATTTCAGGTAATATCCTTCTCATAGCAAGTGGCAGCAAGTGTTGTAGAATAATATGGCTCTCATGACTCTTTAGTCCAAATATCTTTTTCTCATTAACATGTATATTATGTCGTATATCAGATGCATTACCATCAGGAAACTTGACCCCTTTTAGTATTtgacaaaataatttttttctcatcCGAACTCATTGAGTATGGTGCGGCTGGTAAATACATTTGGTCATCCACGTCAACAGGGTGAAGATCAATTCTAATACCTAGAGCTTGAAGGTCGAGGCGAGAATTTAGATTATCCTTAGACTTCCCATCTGTGCCCATGAATGTATTAAGTAAGCTTTCACTCACATTTTTTCCTATGTGCATGAAATCAAAATTATgacgtgtaacagaaccgaccaattatacgaaattaagtaagaaaatcatccaccagagcagacgattgaacgaacttaagcccgtataacccggtagtccgtgaaatcacgaaggatttcaaaccaactcgtgtcccagccatgatcataataagtttagcggtcaccatcacatattacataaaagttcgcgatctcaaatacatcagagtttcaacatagttattacaaactagtTCGAATGaaaatagcggaagtcatttgttcaaactacACACACACACGGAGTTTAAAtagagtgccagcgaatgatcatttcccaacaaaagcatcagatgagacataaggaacgaccatgcccatggtcctaagcatcacccatcgcaggatataggcagttgatacagtagccgtagtacatctgcccatctgcaacaagtgggaataaaaccctaagtacgagaaggtactcagccagacttacccgacataaccgaaaataaatgacaccaaggattatgaagggctttatagtagggtagctgactcatttgcaaaagaagcatttttagcatttcaagaacctttctaaaagcattattgccaaattaattattattaacctgtcaactagatttgcacctatactagagtaaacatgtgattaagcagataatgataaccaatgatcattaagcaacttccatactgtcatattcattataactgtccaagtgttccataacatttactacgatgaagtcactcaagtcaagtgctcactatccaggagcgatggcgattcgaatcgattcctaaccagctggtgatttattccttacacaa harbors:
- the LOC136515527 gene encoding uncharacterized protein translates to MEAVFARTPDMPKIIITLNEYGQPVGKNYRQLSSVIGCLVRKKLLVRCSDWRLIDAEEKDAVWDEVQVRTQIAKANRAKLEIHHTAGTKSFACSGHEMIDELGRPPRRDELYIKTHTRKNGVAIRNAEPIISKLKATIEARPELTERTIQQGDVFAAALGSKEPRGRVRALGLGPTPQDVGIAGLKCYTPTRFQMEVLARKKAESRSEALEQRLTQMEAQMQIMEKRFAQERQNTEVMSQNGFNSQRVSPRSTKHVHEAYHDAHFQEDEAYEDNESNDAIDVGENLLVDRHTAAPTTQSPSNAALIGRDVILYEVVRSDTAVARGTIISVNPKTTLGGVALGKHYCEVVVNVVIKRDAILPRPYTGVEKMADALKLPIAWPYNRMKVSKASTTNHGTSGMFLL